The stretch of DNA aattcatgtaattaactcttgacaagttcagcacagctgttaactgaaagacagtCCAGTAGTGGTTGCCAAATAAATGGGACACTATATTTGTAACTATGACCGTGACCGGTGACATCCGGCTAGAATTGTCAAAAACAAGTCTGTATACAATTAGTGCACAAACAAAGTGTTatctttttattagtttaaattttagttattttatttagccTTTGTTTAACCATGTCAGTCCCATTGAGACACATTGATACCTTTTCCAAGGGAAGTCTACAAAAGTAAACATGCTGTAATCAAATAGGCAGCATTGGGGAGTTAGAGTTCAGGTTATTTATCTACTTATTTAACTACCATGCAGAGCAGAGGAGAGCAGGGTAGGTTATCACATCATTGTTTAGTTCTTACACCCTTGAATTTGGAAGAACAGGTCACTGTAAGAGGGATGGAAAGCGAAATTGTACAGTTTATATTTTCTCTGTAATAGTtcagtttttttataataattaaataatataggCTCCTAGTGGTTTAACTAACTTTTAAAGATCCAATAATCACTAAAGAGTCTCTGCTGGATCTTGCCGGATCCAATTGAGATAACGTGAAGATTTTGTGCTTACAAGAAACACCACACAGcggaaagaattctgcatggaggagtaggaAGACTTTTCTTCCAGTGAAGGTTAGAGGCTGGATGATGGTTATAGCCAAAGAGGGAAATATGAGCCATTAGGCTCACCAATGGCTCTTAACATTTTTAATTAGGAATTgggagtagttttttttttatttagttgttaaataaatattaacaaaGGGGAAGTTTCATTGTTTTTGTAAAGGAGATGTATTTGCAGTATCtatagatattattcaaaagaagAACAAATATTGATATGTCCACATTTCTTCATAAGGAACTAAATATTTTATCAGGCATCCTACATTTTCCTATGactttatactttaattgtataaaatagtacaaaagggTGATAAGTGTACTTAACTGAGTTAAAATGGAGGTAACATTTacacatactacttcatgtataaAACTTTGAACTTTTGAATATACACTTACTTATTACACAGTAAAATGATAATAACTTTAATGAGTAATACAAAAATCTGTtatctgtatatttacagcatacttagacatttctcagtatgttttaagtacaattaagtatattttttcaccaggggagaatgatgagaaaaagagagagagaacaggttTAGGCAGTTTGCCTTTCAGGTTCAGTGAGGTTATGAACACTGATGAATTCAGACACAACCGAGATGCACGTACGCTGAAGAATGTGGCGTTATTATGTAACCCCTCTGATTCATACAGTTCATACGCAGACCTTTCAAAGCATGAACTGAAAACCtctttaaaacaaacacattaaacTGGACAGTTCATGCCTGCTTCCATTAACGCTGTACAGGACTGTTAGATCTACCTGGATTCTCCTCACAGACTCACTAAAAACACCACAGGTGTGAGAGTGAAGCTCAGAGGAGCGTGGATGTGTTTGTCCGTGTGTGTTACATCATTTTTATATGTGCATGTGCTGTTTACataactgatgatgatgatgatgatgatgatgatgaggatgatgatgtcCAGCTATTTTAGCAATCAGCCCTAAAGCGTTCATCTGCCAAAATTACTCGTACCCAAATAAACACAGGGTCCTCAGGTCACTACGCTACTGTCTTCTGGAATTTAGTCAATAAGCAGATCTTTTATTGACTTTCattgagcccgacccataaattGTCCTTATGAGCCTTAGTGtaagtcctgtcactgtctgtctgcctgccacggacTCTAGCTCACttactaaagactccatttcccagcatgcacctgcgTCTAACCTTCAGGACATTCCTGATCAGTGTTCTAGCTCGCCAGCCTTCTAATCAGATTCACCTGGCTCCCAAAGTATAAACAGCCTCTGTTTTAGTCTCCCGTTACTCAGTATTGAATCTATCTTTACAGCTCTTCTATAACATATTTCcttgcttttttcctttttttttctaggCCCTTAGTTGTGGGTATGCTGTTTGTCTGTGCTTCCCTTTGGTTACTGATCTTGCCTGTTCCTTGACTATTTCTAAAAGTTTAACCCTCTACTTAAtaaattgtgtgtttggtatttgtgtgtgtgtgtcgttgtTTTTTCCAGTCTCCATGTAttacacgttttttttgtttcttgagttatttgtttatttatgtttatttagtgttttttcaataAATTCTCACACTTTCGCCTGCTCTCAACATCTCATTCCTGCTCCCTACCTGACATGAGCTCCCTAAAATAAAGGCCTTTTTTTGTTATGCAATGTCATTTTCTGGCCATCTCTTCAGGCCTTAGAGCAAAACATGTAttatataaacatacacacacatacatacacacatatacacacacacacacacagctaaaggCTCTCAAACAGGTGCACATTTGACCTTGCAAGAGGGCTAGCTAGAGGTGGAGGTcgaggtgatgatgatgatgatgatacaggTTATCTTGGCTTTGCTGCTCTCAGTGGAAAATTCCacccttttcttttcttcaatTTGTATTTGAAAGAACATGGTTAAGTGTTTAAGAGTCTGAAGAAGTGGGTGGGTCAAAAAATGCCTGCAGAAAAGTGTGTCACCTTGGATTAAAGACACAAAGGAGGGCCCTCTGAAGAATGGCagctgtttaataataaataaaccatCTTTGTTTCCAGGAAATTTGCAGATCTGTAGATCTGCCTGACTTGTTTAAAGGCTTTTCTGTGGTTATGATCCATCcataaaacctttttatttttattatgtaagGTAGCAAAATATTACGAGTTTAAATATCAGGGTTATATAGGGTTTATAGATCTATTGGAGACTCTTTTATGAGAGAAACTCTTTCCCAAATATTGTCTGTCAATAGGGACTGCACCTAAGTGGGCAGTAAAAcatgacattttaaaatgtaatttaattactTTCCCTTTTATTGGAATCAGAGATCAAGCAAACacaccatcactgaccatcagtaaattttacatttcatttgtaaatcagcagagcagagcagagtctggaggaagagtggagagacacactgtccaaactgcttgaggtttagtgagaattttccaccaatcagtgatggtttggagagtcatgtctgtcatctgctggtgttgatccactgtgttatatccaaaagtctaaattcagtgcagttttgttttcccacaacatcttacagcacttcatgcttctctctaaTAACaagttttatggagatgcagatttcatttcccagcaggacttCCAGAGGCACACTGTCCACAGtgccaaaaaagtaccaattggtcttatataatattctaatttttgagacactgattttttgggttttatcattggctgtaagcttcataatcatcaacaataaaagaaataaacacttaaaatagaccactatgtttgtttaatacatctatataacatatgagtttcacactttgaactgaattactgaataaaTCAAGTAACTTTTCTTGAGGATTAGTTGGAACTGGTTGTTTGAACTTTGGACAGAAAGACACCTCACTGTGGGATTGTCCAGGTGAGCTAATGAGCTGTGTTGTTGTTGCCATGATGTCATTGTGTTTATGGGGAAATGCTCTTATGTCAGAGAGAACTCTGACCCCAGTTTGTGAGCGTTTATGATGAAGTCATGACATATTTCTGTGTGTTCCAGTGAGTAATAGATGTGTGTAAAGAAATATTAATAGCGTTAATAGTATTGCAACTGCAGGAATGGTAAAAATGGCAATTAGGTCATTGAAAGAAAATGTGATATGTTAtaagaaaatacataaaaacagggaaagagagagagagaaagagagacagagagattgtAAGAGCAGTGGAGTGGACTGATGTTTGGGATGGTTGGCTGATAAAAGGTCACTTACTCAAAGATCACTGAATGATGACAGCGTGTATTAAAGTTCATGtgtctttaaatgttttatgttcaaATGTTTAATCACCCAGTTCAGCTGTAAAGACTCATTTATTCATTCCTACCTTACATCCTGCCAAACATCTATTTCCATGCCCAGTTTGATAATTACCATTAATTCCATTTATATTGAAGCTCACTTTAtatcaaaagggcatggacaactcatccaggaggtcacaaaacaacccagaacaacatttaaagaactgcaggtctcacttgcctcagttaaggtcatcGTTAGTGCGTAAACTTggggtaactgcatggcctccatacacatggctgggcacgtgctggTAAATGCACTTTACGCACtttgtggaaagctgtgcaccttagcCCAGCGTAGTTTTggacagatatttccagttacagctgaattcatgcttttaatcgcagaaaaacaaacgctcttattcaccttttaaaaggccattaaagggcagattattgtcgttttgctgttttccttgggttttgagtgatCGGCTGTGTGGGTAGGGATGGGGCTGGTTCATAACTACTCAAAAATATAGATTCTGGAATGATAGTGCAAAGCTCTGTATATTTTCAAAGAAAACCTAAACAAGCATAATGCATTTTGGATGTTTTGGAAATATCCAAAATGcaaaaagtcaagtcaagtatttttattgtcaatactgcatatgtacagaacatacagagcattgaaatcacgttactctccttccacaaaaatacagcaagtacagaaaataagattataaatataaaagaatgggagacactatatgtacaatacaacaaggacacaaatagacatacgttagacaaaagacaatagtgcaagTCATGTAGGCTGATGAAATTACAACAAGTTTTTGCCACAATCCAGAAAgaagtatttaatgccactacatatactgtattatctattaacacaacatttaatttaaatgtttgaggtatgtttgaaaaaaaagtgtgtaaagcatgggggtggaggGATCATTCTTTGGGCTTCAGTGGAATCGAAAACCTTTCTTCACAgcctctgtaaaaaaaactgaagaaaaaaagatTATGAGCAGGATACAGCAGGATACACCTTAATACACAAACAGTGCACACAAGATCTTCCAAGAATTTCATTGGATTTGGTGAAATCCCTCAAACAATCCCTTGTAAAAATactacggactgccactttaaagcatattgcgcaaaaataacttttatggaaatacagagaaattatatttaatttttattctcataaagtataataaatagaaattgcacttttagtattctttacttaattgaACATACTTTAAATGCTCTAaagctttttacacttttacaagtTATATCTAAAAGCCTGAAATTTAACTGGCTGAAATAGCATTTAAAAGCTGTGATACTTCTCAAAGTGGGTGCCCAAACTTTAGCTTcaggctttttttcttttttgcaaaaaacagttaaaaatgtaactttttcaGACCTGggttatctccagtgatggataaaaatatataagaaaaacagctgttttctgtctgtaatgtctgtaacagaaaaaaaggttataatattctattataaaatctattcaccaaataaatccaattatctaaaatatttagtttttttttgttttttatataaaaaatattttatatttcatattgacgtttttatttcataaaccattcctgaacaggaaaataaaaacatgattaaaaagtgttctaaatcacatgaattaaattagtaaaaattagctgtcACTTTCCCTCAATGGCTATAGTACtggtgtttttccagtgtttttgcagtgggtggggccctgttactgtttctttggtttataaacttgttcattggctggttcgtggtctattctgatggacaacagctcctaaatagtgtttataatgtgcaatacatcatttaaaataatacaaatttataTATAATGTCCATTTTAATGCATGCAGGGTCTGAAACGTTCATCCACTGCTGTATGTAAAGCTGTTAGTCTGTAAGAGTACAGTGTGAATGCCATTGACTGACTCATGTTCTACGCAGTTTACCAGGAGCATCTGTAAACATGGACAGTGTgtgtgtcaggtgcgggtgcagggaggacgcaaatgcaaacaaaaaaggatttattaaagaaaacaaatacaaaatgcacatggaataaactgaaaacaggactgaggaaactggggaacacatagagcactgacagacgataaacgtacaaggatcgacaccggggaaatggaacacggaccttaaatagaggtgcactaacacaggaaacaggaaacacctgggacgaaggggcggagctacaaatgaacacaggtgagtggaaaaaacactgggaatgaaacacagaggagccgggtcacatgagaacatacagacaagagaacagacaggacatgacagtgTGGCACTACTGTCAGATCAGCAGGCCAGATACAGACCTGCCAAACCTGCTGACACACCCTCTGTTCTGGCATGTGCTCATATATATGCTACTGGTACACttgagaaaaagatgcagagctgcagagttcagaaatcaatatttggtggaataaccctgttttttaattgcaggtGTTttaatgcgtcttggcatcatgttctcctccaccagtcttacacactgcttttggataactttatgctgctttactcctggtgtaaaaattcaagcagttcagtttggtggtttgatggcttgtggtcatccatcttcctcttgattatattccagaggtttttattgtTTGCTTTTCTATTATGAtagaactggccctcatcaggaccaccccaggaaagaagaccaagagtttcctctgttggacaggataagttaatcagagttaccaacctcagacAACGCAAGTTAACAGCTGCCCTAGATAAGAGCAACTAattgcttcacagagtattttggtttgtttaacacttgtatCTTGTTAAATAACTGCCACAATGTTTTTGGAAacacattttttggaaaatttaatGTTTAGAACAGTAACTGTTAGCCGGCTGGCTAGTGATGGGAGGAGAAGATGGGCCATCCTACCTAATTGTGCTCTCAGAGACTCAAGGCCATGAATGTTTATGGAATTAAAAGGGATATCCAATAAAAAAGGCTACACTTAGACAGTTGCTCCACCCTACAGCCTTATAGTGTGCTGCTATTGGTATTAAAATGAAACAGAACAATAGAGAAATTAACTTTTGGGCTACTAAAAGTTAGAAAGTGGCCTTGGACTGGAAAGTCACTGGTTTGATCCCctaaaatgacaatgtttttaggCAAAATACCGAAACCCAACTGCTTTCTGGGTGGGAACTGCAAGcaaatttctttcttttctggcttcctgatgGATAACTCTGCCAGACTCACTGTCAGAAACTTTAATACATATTGAGGCCAttaattggtttgcttgccttctTGCAATGGTGCTGTGCATTCATACTGCATGGTTGTCTAAAAACATGACCAGAGTGGACCTGAAACATGACAAATGTCTCAGGACATTTGTCATGTTTCAGGTCCTCTCTGGTCATCACATCAAACCTCCTCAAACACATAATTTTTTTCAATACTAGATGAAATATGCTGTGAGCTCAGATTAGGAACAGGATTGTATTTAGGGATGTTATTTGGGACAAGATCCTGTGGAATCTGTCTCTGTCTGCATTTCTGCCGTAGTATAAATAGATTTTTGGAGCAGTCTGATTTCCCCGTGGGTTTTGTGGGTGGTGGTAGTTTTCTTGTTGCCTGTGACCTCTTCCCTGATTCTCTGTTTATCGCAAAACGCCACATGTATTCCACACAGATTCTGTTGTAACTTTAGCCAGAGGATCACAGAGCAAATGTTTGGGCACTGGGTTAGAACTTAGTGACCTTTTATTAGCATTTGTCACAGCTTGTAAACACTgtttcgagtttttttttttttgccagtttcaCTAAATTTCACTAAATATTTGTTGCTTCACTAAATAACTCTTCTTTTTGTATGAAATCAACTACTGGTATGTTGAAACAATAATAGTTAGACATTTTAGAGCAGGATAGTCATGATGCTATGAAAGAAAACCACTAGAATCATCAGGTTTGGAtcaggttagctgtgatgctaacagctggctttAAGAGGGTTGGATCTGGGATGCCAACAGGAGCGgatttgttctttatttccataatatatcatatattataaaggtaatatttgttattatctgtttatttgGTGGGCGTCCCtttcttttcatttctgaaaggtggcaaccctacctTCAGCGTTGAAAAGTGGTTTAAATTtggttgaagtaatgtctgttgttaacatttaatgttaacAAATTTCCTAATGTCCTAAACTTTCTGCCTTTTGAagcagcattttacatttcatcaccatataatttctattagttttactgttttagtgtttttgagatcagatgttcagtaatcagactggtagtggtgggtaacattctttattttatagttttactacagtgatgtatgtTTACTGTTAAAACTCTGTTAACTATAGGATTTCTACTTTTAGCTACTAGTAGTATTTAAAGCGTTTTGTTTATAGTTGTACAGTTTCTACTTTTTAGAGACGTAtattcagagacagagagagagagagagagagaataaaaatgtaaattaaaaatatttataagtgCATATAGTTTTTTTCCTCTTCCATACAATTGTGAACATCCTGATTGTGAGCTATGTTTTATTAAAGGTCACATCAATGTTGATtcccttttcaaaatcaacaccaaatgcaattatattaatgttgattcaacgttgaaatgcctgCTGGGAAGGGTTTAAACAATTAGGAGTGATACTCACACAGTAATGCTTTAATGACAGCAGGGAAATGTCCTTTTATCTCAGGGACACATTAGACCAACCTGCTCTTCCACTACCAGATACAGAGAATATGACTCTTAATTTTCTTAAAACTCTACAGTGTGTAACACCTTTTTGGATTAATGAATGCCTCACGCATTGCAAATTAAGATAAACTGAGGTGAAATTAAATTCCATATTTAATAAttactgaaatattaaaatattcaaattaTATATTGTAGAATAACAGCTTTCACTTTTTTTCACGAACCCTTCATTATCCTGTACAGTTGtattctctctcttctttaaTGAATGCACTATATTCATAAGTACTGTAAGGAGCTCCATCTGCTGGTGAAAAAGACAActgagcatttttattttttttgtctggacCTTTTATTCTTGACCTTGACAAACACTACTAGcctgaacacagacacacacccacacacacttaaagAACAGTATTTGGATCCGAACATGAAAATTTTTACTTAATAATTGCGTTAATTTAcgttaaaaaaaactataagctGGGTCACATGTGCTCTCTTTTgttatcaaatatttattttccattttaaaaaaactatatacatcACAATTTCATATTATAAACTAAACTATATCATTTAAAACCCGCCACCCTATTAAACTCTCACTGCAAGTATACAGTTttattaacagtaaataaaatcaatTCATCACATAACGTCAATGTAGTTTTGCAAACTTATTATCAGCATATTCCCAATAACATGAATCAATCAGGAACATAAATATGAAAAGTTGAAAGATCCAGAGTAATAATCCACATCCATGCAGAAAATAAACCGTTTTCTTCAGATCAAAAAATGAGGGTGTTTCCagttaaattcagtgagtttTGGGTTAAAGTCTGATGGACTATTGACAATTTGTACACTTTTTTCCCATAGTTATATACCATAGAACATTCCTAATTTACATGCTAAAAAGTACCAATCAGGGCATAAAGAAGGTGAATAAAGGAGATGGAACAACATAATAAACTGATGTCCAGGGTTCCTGGAGGATGATATTGAAAGAAAGCAGCACATGCCACCatccaccagcagagggcctggacactgcagtggaagagctggtggatctgagctaaaaaaaaaactacaagtcCCAGAATTCCCAGTGGTTATCAATGTAGAccacagcttaaaaaccccagccaaacctcagttctctctgtcgcacctttgtagaggggtgactggtaacagtggatgaaagagaaaagaaagaaaataaatcttaaaagaaACCACAAAAAGAGTAAAGGTCTCAAAGTGTTTCCTAAATTCTTTTTACAGAaagtctttcctaagtttctttaaatttgtttggtttgtatttcaCTTGCTTTGTTTGGGCCTTGCCATGCGGCAGGTAGTAGTGTAGTGGTAGCACACAGTTCATTTAAATCCCACTTTGGGCCCTACTTAAAAGTACAAATACAGAAAATTACCATTAACCACATacagacttatatatatatatatatatatatatatatatatatatatatatatatatatatatatatataatattgaatatgttgaataaataaaaaaatatatgtaataaaaataaaaaaacaacaactctgcatttgagtccatCTCCCCCACAACACTGTaacagatataatataatattattccAATTCATTTGACTGTGGGGAAGTTTATGCTCTGTGGGTTTGATGTGTTCCGAGAGGAAATGCTGATGTCCTTGAGAAATGAGATTAGCTACTCTGGCTTAGTTACACAGGTTGATATGGGGAATcagagcagaacacacacacacacacacacacacacacacacacacacacacacacacacacacacacacacacacacacacacacacacacacacacacacacacacatcagcacacAATTTAGATAAATAGTATGAGAGACGTAGTGCCTGGTACTGGTACTTTAATGTGTTGAGCTGGTTTTAAACTCCTTTCTTCCCAGCAGCAGTTCTGGAACTAAaactaaagtaagtgtaaaacCATCTCACCATCTTTTTTATGATTAAAAGACAATGCTTTAAATATATGCGCTGCTGTTTAAATGAGACTAAGAGATAAGACATGCCATTGTAACATTGTAagtcaaaaatgtaatatttctatATAGTTATAGATTCTCATCATAGATAAATGAATTGCATGGCAATTTTAGGCTTTCAGAGGTTTTCGTTTGGTTTGCTTTTTTAGTTCTGTCTAAACTAATTGCAAATAACaagtaatgttagtatttgtAAGTAATGTTAATGTCAGGAAATGACAATTACAAATATCAGCAGAAgacttttaatttacatttaaaatctaaatttaaaagtCACGTGCAGGCATCTGCACTACATTAAACTTTATATCAAGACTACAGAAAAATATGAAATTTATAAAAttaacagacagaaagagaggctTTTGGTAAACAAGGTTTAAGTTAAAAGACTGACATTTCTGCTTTTATCTTTTAGCTGAAGAACAGACAGTTAATGAAGAGATAGTAAGATAAGTAGCATGACATCAAGCATTAGGCCTacttaattgaattgaattatttaaatgagtaggccaTAATAAAAATTTAGTTAAAACTGGTTactgctgctgaaaaaaaaaatatagaagtAACATAAGGTACTTTAGCATAATGCAAAATATCATTATGCAGCATATATTTAATTTTTGCTCAAACCAATACAGATATATTGCATTTACTGCTCACTTTACAGATATTATTTTTCCTAAACTGTGTTTCTTTTCTTATCTTTCTCTCTTAACAGATGACAGTGCCGTCTGATTGGTCCAACCTGACCTTGCACCTGCAGGATTCGTTAACGAGTGCAATAGGTGGTTTTCTGGAGCAGTGGAGATGGAACGTAACTCAGGCTGAACGTGTTCTGGACGCCCGACTGGCTGAGGAAAACTTCCAGAACGTGGTTTGGTACCTGGTGGTGATGATTGGCATGTTTGCCTTCATTGTGGTGGCCATTCTGGTGAGCACCGTGAAGTCCAAGAGGAGGGAGCACTCCAACGACCCGTACCATAAATATATAGAAGGAGACTGGAGCACCCAGCCTCAGCTTTAAGCCTACAACCAGACTTACGTCATCTCCAACCCCGGAACCAGGACCTTCCACGGGCCCGGATCACCATGACCGGCCCTGACCTGCCCTGCTGCTCGGCTGCAAGGCACAGTGATATACAGTACATCAAGtttgttcatttaatttaatactaAACTAATTTTAGGTGTTGTTTTATGTCAGATTAATCAGATGCAAGAAAAATTTAAGATCTTCCTgcagtaaataataaatatgttgtTACTAATTACCAGTTGTTGtataaattatttaagtttaacaCTAAAAACCAATGCATTACACACAAATTATAACCAATAAATTAATTATGAAGCACAATCATGATGATGCATCATCATGCATAATCATAAAGATCAAACTACCATTcaaacactatttttttatttttctatccaGAGCTTTTAGCATGGAGTAAATTTTGTGCCAGCATAATTAAATTCTCACTTAAATTTTTAAGAATCCAAAGGAAAAAT from Astyanax mexicanus isolate ESR-SI-001 chromosome 11, AstMex3_surface, whole genome shotgun sequence encodes:
- the LOC103035942 gene encoding LOW QUALITY PROTEIN: potassium voltage-gated channel subfamily E member 2 (The sequence of the model RefSeq protein was modified relative to this genomic sequence to represent the inferred CDS: substituted 1 base at 1 genomic stop codon) is translated as MTVPSDWSNLTLHLQDSLTSAIGGFLEQWRWNVTQAERVLDARLAEENFQNVVWYLVVMIGMFAFIVVAILVSTVKSKRREHSNDPYHKYIEGDWSTQPQLXAYNQTYVISNPGTRTFHGPGSP